A window of Chloracidobacterium sp. N contains these coding sequences:
- a CDS encoding ribonuclease D gives MWIDTDRAFQEFCQQAYTQTELAIDLEFQGEGRYTPLLCLVQLGLRDRCVAVDPFRVNLTPLAPLLTHPGIRKIVHAGGQDIVLLRRETEAIPVSVFDTQIAAAFLGYGEATGYAALAQRFARVSLSKRQQLTDWTRRPLLPEQIEYALNDVRYLFPVYDGLLEQLAQHGRTDWVLDACADAVAQAVRVRETGQEYLKIGKLGSLSRRELAVLRELCQWREATARSRNRPVGTILHDDVLRQIAYTLPRTESALRQMRGTNNLSRELVTEILETIQQALALPESEWPEPVTVREYDPTLDGLATLLGAIVRLRAGMLDMAANLLATRDDLLRFAGWVLRERPAAEAGQLAVLQGWRRAVIGELLLDLVAGKSLLQIAPEAPGALRIIPPAPSASADGQPDPGDTA, from the coding sequence ATGTGGATTGATACCGACCGTGCCTTTCAGGAATTTTGCCAGCAGGCGTACACGCAGACAGAACTGGCCATTGATCTGGAGTTTCAGGGCGAAGGCCGCTACACCCCTCTTCTGTGTCTGGTGCAGTTGGGACTGCGTGACCGGTGTGTGGCCGTTGACCCCTTCCGCGTCAACCTCACCCCCCTTGCCCCGCTGCTGACCCATCCCGGCATTCGGAAGATTGTCCATGCCGGAGGACAGGACATCGTTCTCCTGCGGCGGGAAACCGAAGCCATTCCGGTCAGTGTTTTCGACACCCAGATTGCCGCCGCGTTTCTCGGATACGGCGAAGCCACCGGCTATGCCGCCCTGGCGCAACGTTTTGCCAGGGTTTCGCTCAGCAAAAGGCAACAGCTTACGGACTGGACGCGCCGCCCGCTGCTGCCGGAGCAGATCGAGTATGCCCTCAACGACGTGCGCTACCTGTTTCCGGTTTACGACGGTCTGCTCGAACAGCTTGCGCAGCACGGACGGACAGACTGGGTGCTGGACGCCTGTGCCGATGCCGTGGCGCAGGCCGTCAGGGTCCGTGAAACGGGACAGGAATACCTCAAAATCGGCAAGCTGGGCTCCCTGAGCCGCCGTGAACTGGCGGTATTGCGGGAGTTGTGCCAGTGGCGCGAAGCCACGGCGCGCAGTCGCAACCGCCCGGTGGGAACCATCCTGCACGATGATGTGCTGCGGCAGATTGCCTATACGCTACCCCGGACGGAGTCCGCCCTGCGGCAGATGCGTGGGACGAACAATCTCTCGCGGGAACTGGTGACGGAAATCCTGGAGACCATCCAGCAGGCGCTGGCGCTGCCGGAAAGTGAGTGGCCGGAGCCGGTCACTGTTCGCGAGTATGATCCCACGCTGGACGGTCTGGCGACCCTGCTGGGGGCCATTGTCCGGCTACGCGCCGGAATGCTCGACATGGCCGCCAACCTCCTGGCCACCCGCGACGACCTGCTCCGCTTCGCCGGCTGGGTCCTGCGCGAGCGCCCAGCGGCGGAAGCCGGGCAGCTTGCCGTCCTGCAGGGCTGGCGGCGGGCTGTCATTGGCGAGCTTCTGCTCGACCTCGTGGCCGGCAAATCCCTGCTCCAGATTGCCCCGGAAGCGCCGGGCGCGCTGCGGATCATCCCGCCAGCGCCCTCCGCTTCCGCCGACGGGCAGCCGGACCCCGGTGATACGGCGTGA